Genomic DNA from Cloeon dipterum chromosome 3, ieCloDipt1.1, whole genome shotgun sequence:
AACATGTGATTATTAACATTATCTGATTTAGAATGTCAAaagttatgaaaataaaatcaaacaggaaatatataaaattagaggggaagaaaaaaattgctccaTGAATTcttagcaaatatttaaattgtgaacTTATCTTAAGaatataaataacattttttttaaaacaaaactaaatttcGTGTTTCCTAATGTTGAAATTACCTGGAAATCCGTAAAGGTGAGGCTGTCGGTGTTCCCTTCCTCAGTTCCGTTGAAGAAAACTGTGTCGATTGAGCAGTGGTAAGAAAAGCGGAAAGGCGCATAAATTCCAGTCGACTCCAAGAAGTACTCTGTCGACTCCCACTGGACCGAGATTTTGTCCAGATTCCAGTAGCCTCTGGAAGTCTCAGCGAACGGAAAGCTACGATCGTTGGTTGCAAACGAATCCGATTATAGTTTTCTCACGGGAGCTTTAAAAGCAAAGAGTGAAGTTGTGCGCTTACATGATGGTAACGTTGTTCCCTTCGTAGTCGTAAGTGACATACATGGTTACGGTATCTTCATTTTCCTCCGTGCGCTCAGCGGTCGCTTCCAAGAAATTGGTCAGGGAGATActgttgaaatgaatttccGTAATTGTTGAGATacatttcaaaatagtttgactttttcatttcattagaaacagttaaaaaattgcggtgaaataaataacttaaaaataaattaggataaacttttgctatttatttattaattgatatcataaattattttacaaaaattaaatatctagACTATATTAACACGCACTGATTATTTACTcatgaaagagcaaaaatcctagaaaaaatttgaatcattgaattttttaaagcttttgcatcaaccaattttaataatattaaattttaaaatttatggagGTTCCAATTTCCAAGGTAGacttaaactatttaaatgtTAAGCCAGAATTTgacatattataaaattatgattaatatattcaagagttttttatgttttagttGACCGATTTTTcgggaaaaatcatttttgctgGCATCATCATTATGATCAGACTTACTTGTTTCCTCCTAGTATGGCAGTTGGGGCTGAGGAGTAGTACAAGTAAGCCAGGTTGTCAGCGTTGATGAACCTTGACCCGTTTTGCGGCTCCTCGGCCTGCAGCAGGGAACGCACCCTGCGGACGGCCAACTCCTCTGGGATCCAGGAAGAGTGATGTCCCGTGTAGACAGCAAGCACTTTGCCGTAAGCCGATTTGGCGGCGTCCAAGGCACGGCTCACGATTTCGTCTAGAATAAATTCAATCAGtctcataaaattattttaattccaagtGCATACCGTGTCGTTTGAGTAAATTAGGCCTGTCTTCAAAATCTGTTGCGTCGTCCATGTTGACGATGACGAACTTTGAGCCGAAATCCTTCTTCAGAATGGTCGACGGCAGCTGAAGACTCAGTTGTACGTCTGACCACTGGGCACCCTGGAGGTCCATCAGGGCGCTAAAAGGGTCATCTACGCGAGAGTAGAAGTTGGAGTTGGGCCCCTTTGTAGTTTCACTCAACTTTGGAAATGATGTTTCGCCCGAAATGTCTTGCCAGTTGAAATCTTCCACACTCAActgaaattattcatttttatcatttatttgctatgattttaatgtaaatatgGCAGATGGGAAATAGTATGCTCTTagttattttcataattataaatacaCCATCAATATCGACCTTATTAATATAGTGATGGATGTGCAGCATTAAAGTTTATTTCGATTTCAAAACTCATTAATTCCGTGctttgccatttttatattttttaaatttaaaattttcaatcaaaccaaaaaataatatcaataaaataaattaaataataaattattgctgaaaataaattaaaattttagtaaatttaaaaaaacattaaaaaatacacagtaaataaactaaataactagaaaaaatgtaagcattagatttttttaaattattgtaacatATTACTTTTGTTAGTTATGGTTTAACCACATTTTTGGAAGATTTATTTCccttaaaaaagtcaaaatattaatttggtaCCCACATTTTCTTCggcgaaaataataacaagGTCCTTGTCAGCTGCCTGTTTGGTAAGCAAATCTCTGAAGCTGTCTGTTGAGTATTTGTGCAGCGCCGGTTCAGCTTTGAAAGCGCCATGCTCCGATCTGCAATTTAAACAAGGTTTATTGTCATAACCTCTGGGATTCCGCACTCGTGTTTGATTTGTGCGTTTGTGATAAGGATCATGTGACTCGCAAAATGAGCCAATATGCTAGActatttctttaaaacacTAAATCGGAGTTTCTCGTCTCCCGATCTAAATTAACTCTTACCCGTATTGCCACACGAGTGCAGGAACATATtccgcggcggcagcagcgaaaatgaaaagcaaaacacTCGCAAACTTGAACATTGTGGAAAATCGATAAGTTGAAACAGCCGTCGTCTCGGATATTCAGCGCCAATGCCCTCCTAACGTTGATCCTGCAAAAGAAGCAGAAGTTTTAATCacattacaaataaattatgcttcTAAACAAGCCGCATTTAGAAAagtaaacttaaattttaacctttagAAACGGGTCGGACGGTGGCTGGGTGTCCAGATGGTGCTACTCCTTTCCTGTCATTCGAGCGGTCGAGGGCGCCGACGCAATGTGCGAGACTGGTGCTCAAAACGCGCCCGCCAGCCGGCAGAGGACTCTTCGGCATAGAGCACCGCGACTCTCGCTTATCTCCCGTCTGCTTTAATTTCATGCCAAAACTTCACGGcagtaaaatgttaaattggtccctacagcatttttttaagggttgatgaaattatttctgccTCCACGGTGaagagtgaaataaaaattaaactagtcaacattaatttataataaataacttTATTACTTTATTGGTGAAagaagaacaataaaaaataacacataTGGAGTAGGTTAAAATACCAAATTATAGCAGTGTAAAAGATCGCTTTCAAATGAGCTGAGGCAAAGTGAGTTGCCCTCAGAATTTAGAAATCTGGCGCCAACCAGCTTGTGACTGGACACTGAAGTGCTGCACAAGTAGTCGATCtgaaaaaccaattaaatcacttttaaaaaaattaatttattcacagGCGCTGTTCCgagggaaaatgttttttttatattctgctaaaaatttgatcacaaattaaaaagctttatCTTTCTCTTACTGGTGTTTTTTCGTCAGGATGCAGTTGCCAGAcactgaaaattgaatctTCGCTACACGAAACGAGCAACTTTGCTTTCACAGCCACGTCCAGGCCGGTGATCCAGCGCGAATGTGCAGCCACCTCGGCCCGCAACGCAAGATTGGCCGCCTCGTAGATGCGCAGGTGGCCACTGCCGAAGGCGGCCACGGCCATCGCCTTTTCGCTTCGGTCGTAATACATGCACAGACAGGTGCAACTCCAgctttaaaatggaaatatttagtttttttttaattttgttgcgaAATTTTCGTTACTTTGGCCCGCGGATGAACGAGGTGCGCGTGAGTTTGCCTTTGTCGTCGATTTTCCAGCTCATGACGGTGCCGGAGGTGTCTCCTGACACGAGCGTCCGGTCCAGACCAGCCAGGCAAGTGACGCTGTAATCGTGGTTCTGGGCTTTTGAGCAGAAACAAATGTCCAGGCCGACGGCGCTCAGAACCAAAATTCCACCACTGCTGGCTCCTGTTGTGAGTTGTGAGTCATAGAGAGAGGGcacggaaaaattattaaaattaaaattctaatttctaTCAAATTGACTAATTCACAGTGGATTTGTATGgactgcaatatttttaaaattgctattcGCTTTTGCctgcattatttaaacaaaaaatgggaaagagctgaaatttgctattttatttcttggtaAAATCGGTTCCAAATTTTGTCTGCAACGAGATGAAaaccataattttatttcatcagaaGGGAAATTATTCTCATTGGACAGAAATGGaaagttttttatatatattttgaggaattgcaaaaataatctgGATTGTTATTCAGCCCAGTTTTATATTGTACAAAGATAAATTTCTGTAAGATcctacaaacaaaaattcaattaagcaCTTACTAGACAAagcaatacaaaaattatattcatttttggaTAGTAAGAtccacttaaattaaattcaaatagtcAAAACCAGAAAAACGGAATTATTTGAAAGGCACGCATTACTTCagataattttcttaatttcccTAATTGTGggccaaaatatttatcaattaaaacgTTCATTAGAAAACGAAAGAAAACACATTCGAGATAATCCCTAAATAAGAGACATCGTGGCGTTTCATCTCTTTGACGCTGACAGCACAAAGCGGATTTACCAACGCATATGAAAGCCGTGTCTGGTCTGGTggataattttgcaattcccACCGCGTAAGGCGCGCTGCTGGCGTCGGGGTTGTCTGGGGTGACCGGGCTTTTCGAGATGTCATACGAGAAGAGTATCACCGACCCGCCCTCGTCAAATATCTGCACGCCGAAAGTGGAGGCAACCACGAAATACGACCTGCCACTTGTGCTCACAAAAGCCACCTGAAATTCGACATTATTTGAGAGCAGTTTTCCTTTGACGAAGATCCTGAGCACAgtaatcgattcttgagggccaaattaggtaaaaaggatattttttccgtccaaaaagtgcagcgcgacgtgcgtagttcaagtagaactttttaccgccaaaaatataaactgcgcatgcgtcagagctagTGTGGCAGAGGAGGGGCGTCACGTCATCCGCTAGTAGCTGGCGGTTGGCgtgtgccagctctgacgcatgcgcagttctcgcatataagttaaaatttttggcgggaaaaagtcctacttgtgctacgcacgtcgcgctggtctttttggtcggaaaaaaatcttctttaactaattcgaccctaaagaatcgattggtgtgctcagaaacttcgtttaagacggtctttaagcaACAGATTAAAGGTGGCAATTTAGAAGACCTTTTACTCTCCTTTTACCGCCTCATATCTATTTCCGAAGTGAATCGTTTGGTTTTGTAGAATTTTGTTATaatagcaaacaaaattaaccaaaGCACCTGGTTAAAAGCTGAGTCTCTGTCTTTTTAATTCCGTACAAAAATAGTAAACTGCgtttgtttgtaattttttatcacacaGCAACCGGGTGAACTTGAGTGTGCTTCCGGTTGCATACCTGCAGAATGGTGACCGGCTGCAAGGAGCTGCTGCCAAGGCTGGAGACCGTCGACGCCTGGCCCATGTAGGAGGGCGAGTTCGGCGTCGGCAGAATGTGCGCCTGGCTCTTGTGAATGACGCTGACGCTGATGGCCTCCTCGCCCTTGTTACACATTCGCACGGCCAAGTTGGACGTGAGGTTGGAGGCGGACGAGGCCGCCTCCAGGGGGGCCGCTCGCTCCAGACGCTGTTTGTGttatttcgttttttaatCTCCGAATGTTTGGCTGGAGGAGGTGTTGGGGTTGTAAGTTGCAAGGCaaaagagaagcagcaaagtTTTATTCAGTCTCAAGAAGTTGCACAACAGATCCAAATAAAATAGACTTTTATgataaaactcaatttaataAACCTCTTAATGTTCTACGATATGGCATAGTATATATTATGGAAACAGCAAAACTCATATATGTTCTCGTTCTGGTAAAATACTGACTTTGAAGGAGGTGCATAACATTCACACAAAACTGATTGCAATATCACAATTTGCTTCGTACAgctatttatcaaaatcacTGCATTAATGTTTTCACAAATTATAAACTCAAAAACAAGTTTACCGACGAATTCTGCATTCTCAAATCGACTAAGCTATTTTTCCAATGGCTCCGAAGGGAGAATCAGCTTTCTTAAATTGgcacaaaaatatatctataGACATATAAGAACTGCCCCACAGTGAGACTGGATTTAAACTCACCATGACGCTGTGGCAAGTGGAACAATGAcctttgacaaaatattttaaaatttaacagtggGAAATCGCTGCTACAATCGTCACGCCGCCTGCCGGCTCCGACGCGACACACAAAGTCGGCGCCACGGCAACGACGGACCACACAACTCGTGATCGATGACGGCGCAGTCAGTCGAAGGTGTAGGTGAGCAGAGCGATCAGCGCCACGCCGCTGACCAAACTGGCCATCTGCTTGGCCGACTCCCACTTGTCCCGCTCGGCGATCAGCTCCGGCAAAACGGTCACCATGGCGATGTGCAGAAATCCACCGGCCGTGAAAGGAACTACCCACGACGTCCGGTCCGCTGCAAAATATGGAACGCattcagataatttttctaaaaataaatatacgtgcaacaattgaaaattatttgaattgtgggatgccataaacaatttgttcaacaatttgcaataataaaaaaggacattcctacaataaaaattcaaattttgccgattttctccaaaatgtacagtgtttgaacatattttcttggcatattccgattcctctcgtcgagatctgtccaacggtgtatgccacttattggggaaactcttgcttttgaaattaaatcggatttcaagtaaggagacagccattaccatttgaaaagcacgctaactttccagccaattttttctcgaaaaattacagtgcttcttacgtcaatttaggctttaactgaatcctaagggacgagtttatgcattggcaacaagcattttccagccTTTTGcggtatcattcctctttaataaattacttacaatttttaaccGAAGAGACTGAAATGATAATGGTTATGCTGATGATCTGgcatggaaattttatttgcacgaATGTTACAGCTAAGCAGActtggaaaaataaagttgagatatattattttaaggctCTCTATTTTAAACGACGGTACCGAAAGTACTTGGATATAATtctgattattaaaattgtgtataACATATccttccaaaaatttatataaaatatagtatttggtttaaattgaTAGAtcttaaatctaaaaatttgatgaaactcaatataggaaaaataatcaaatattttaacaataaaaataggtTAGGtataataacaattattttatctcgtattttgtaatttaatctttaactgaaaaataaaatgtaataaataaatgttaataaatttaaggtattaaattaagttcattcaaagtaaaattaagCCATAAAGatgatgataatttattttaaacaaatattaataaagaatacctttagaggaaaaatttatttatttaaataatttttctgcgataaaatttgaaaagttaattACCGAAGGTAGCCATGCTGAAAATATTGGCGGCCGCAGCTCCAAGAAGGCCAGAGCAGGCTGTGCAGAGCTGTGCCCTGGCCGCCTCCCACCTGGAGAAGCCCGATCTGAGCAGAATAGCAAAGTCGCCGATTTCGTGCGGCACCTCGTGCACCAGAATGGCCAAGGTGGTGAGCAGGCCCATCTTCAGGCTGACCAGGAAGCCGCCGCCGATGGCCAAGCCGTGCATGAAGTTGTCGATGCTGTTTGCCAACAGGTTGAGATACCCTGACACTTGCACCTGAAAATTGTAATCGCATTTTCAGGGCATTATTTCTGCAGGGGTGGTGATGGGGATGAACTAGCTTACCCTTTTTTCGTGAGCTTTGTTGACGTTGTTCTGAAGATCGTTTTTGTTGTGGTTGTTGTTTTTGTAGTTGTTGACCTCGGTGAGGTGCTTCTCGCTGAGCACCGCCATGCTGGAAATGTAATTTCCATTCCGCTCCTCGCACTTCTTTTCCTTTAGCTTTTGCTTTTCTACGTGCTCCTGCTCTTCTTGATTGTCTTCATTGTCGGGCAGGGCCATCTCCAGCACTGTGAACGACAGGATTCCCGCCAACACCCACATGCCGGTGCTCATTGTCGACTTCGGGTGGATCGATTCCCctgcaacaaaattgttttgtttaacGAACTTTctaccagcgggggccagatgtgcgttaaaattggttcccactgcgcagattcaagatggcgtctgcatgtgggaaacaaaaaactctctttggattgccgtacgagtgtcaagagtttgtttttacgatccaaaagacacaattaagtacaagtaatgcaaattattgaccaaaacttgtttcttttcgcgcattttcacgtgaccgtttttttcgcgccatactccaccggacgccatgtctgcgcgtcgcacgaatctggacccagCTGATTTctacttcattttaaataattcatcctattaaataaagaaaatcaatcTTTCTTGCGTCATTACGGGTTCATCTAATGTTATAGTGTTTCATGAAGGAATTCACATATgacatacattttttgttattgacTGGATTTCACTCTTTCAGACCGACTACTTGTGCAATATAAAATCATGTGTGAAGCTCTGCGATCAACTCAATTGGCATTAATCGAACGACAAAGGGTTTTGCTCAGCAAAgtggaaaatgattttccgCCTGCGTCAGCTAGATAAGCCGAT
This window encodes:
- the LOC135940120 gene encoding V-type proton ATPase subunit S1-like isoform X2, whose product is MFKFASVLLFIFAAAAAEYVPALVWQYGSEHGAFKAEPALHKYSTDSFRDLLTKQLSVEDFNWQDISGETSFPKLSETTKGPNSNFYSRVDDPFSALMDLQGAQWSDVQLSLQLPSTILKKDFGSKFVIVNMDDATDFEDRPNLLKRHDEIVSRALDAAKSAYGKVLAVYTGHHSSWIPEELAVRRVRSLLQAEEPQNGSRFINADNLAYLYYSSAPTAILGGNNISLTNFLEATAERTEENEDTVTMYVTYDYEGNNVTIIFPFAETSRGYWNLDKISVQWESTEYFLESTGIYAPFRFSYHCSIDTVFFNGTEEGNTDSLTFTDFQIEPLVPTDEQGEVRFRDAYDCISFFTMPIWSGIFVSLILIFVLTAGIIMIMEIKVMDKFDDPKGKTISVSNTD
- the LOC135940120 gene encoding V-type proton ATPase subunit S1-like isoform X1; protein product: MFKFASVLLFIFAAAAAEYVPALVWQYGSEHGAFKAEPALHKYSTDSFRDLLTKQAADKDLVIIFAEENLSVEDFNWQDISGETSFPKLSETTKGPNSNFYSRVDDPFSALMDLQGAQWSDVQLSLQLPSTILKKDFGSKFVIVNMDDATDFEDRPNLLKRHDEIVSRALDAAKSAYGKVLAVYTGHHSSWIPEELAVRRVRSLLQAEEPQNGSRFINADNLAYLYYSSAPTAILGGNNISLTNFLEATAERTEENEDTVTMYVTYDYEGNNVTIIFPFAETSRGYWNLDKISVQWESTEYFLESTGIYAPFRFSYHCSIDTVFFNGTEEGNTDSLTFTDFQIEPLVPTDEQGEVRFRDAYDCISFFTMPIWSGIFVSLILIFVLTAGIIMIMEIKVMDKFDDPKGKTISVSNTD
- the LOC135939065 gene encoding uncharacterized protein LOC135939065 is translated as MCNKGEEAISVSVIHKSQAHILPTPNSPSYMGQASTVSSLGSSSLQPVTILQVAFVSTSGRSYFVVASTFGVQIFDEGGSVILFSYDISKSPVTPDNPDASSAPYAVGIAKLSTRPDTAFICVGASSGGILVLSAVGLDICFCSKAQNHDYSVTCLAGLDRTLVSGDTSGTVMSWKIDDKGKLTRTSFIRGPNWSCTCLCMYYDRSEKAMAVAAFGSGHLRIYEAANLALRAEVAAHSRWITGLDVAVKAKLLVSCSEDSIFSVWQLHPDEKTPIDYLCSTSVSSHKLVGARFLNSEGNSLCLSSFESDLLHCYNLVF
- the Zip99C gene encoding zinc transporter ZIP13 homolog, giving the protein MLQAVDEVEEDTRGQAVAGAAPAHIWCLHSTPVLLSARVVHASSRLSLVRTLATSGASSLIQTARSQNKGDRGSTAIFLQARNAIDERMWIEVLQSQQLFCSLFGALLVGVCGVLPLLVIPIQEGANLKHGAAARTLRILLSFAVGGLLGDVFFHLLPEAWTSEQVAYLAKNPGESIHPKSTMSTGMWVLAGILSFTVLEMALPDNEDNQEEQEHVEKQKLKEKKCEERNGNYISSMAVLSEKHLTEVNNYKNNNHNKNDLQNNVNKAHEKRVQVSGYLNLLANSIDNFMHGLAIGGGFLVSLKMGLLTTLAILVHEVPHEIGDFAILLRSGFSRWEAARAQLCTACSGLLGAAAANIFSMATFADRTSWVVPFTAGGFLHIAMVTVLPELIAERDKWESAKQMASLVSGVALIALLTYTFD